In Ensifer canadensis, a genomic segment contains:
- a CDS encoding LysR family transcriptional regulator, with translation MDNRAGEMEVFVAVCETRSFSAAGRRLRLSPSAVSKLVTRIEDRLGTRLLVRSTRSLQLTPEGEVYLQRAQRILTEIAETEQLVAAGGRLSPRGLLRINASVGFGERYILPLAPEFLERYPEVRLDLTLTGSLIDVVGERADVAIRTGPLRDSSLKARKLMESRPVVIASPAYLARHGVPQTPADLENHNCIRFNFRRSVDEWAFRAPGQTSAELLSVFGNLQVSSGAIVQQLCLAGVGIGRIGRFHAEPDLAAGRLVALLEDYRPDEIETVYAVYAGHEHLAARIRAFIDFLAERI, from the coding sequence ATGGACAACCGCGCCGGTGAAATGGAGGTCTTCGTCGCCGTCTGCGAAACGCGCAGCTTTTCTGCCGCCGGCCGGCGGCTGAGGCTATCGCCATCTGCGGTCAGCAAGCTGGTCACCCGGATCGAGGATCGGCTGGGCACGCGCCTGCTGGTGCGCTCGACCCGGTCCCTGCAATTAACGCCGGAGGGTGAAGTCTACCTGCAACGCGCCCAACGCATTCTGACCGAGATCGCCGAGACCGAGCAACTGGTTGCGGCCGGCGGCCGGCTCTCTCCCCGCGGGCTTCTGCGCATCAACGCATCGGTCGGCTTCGGCGAGCGCTACATCCTGCCGCTCGCGCCGGAATTTCTCGAACGTTATCCGGAGGTGCGCCTCGATCTGACCCTGACGGGCAGCCTGATCGACGTGGTCGGCGAACGGGCCGACGTGGCGATCCGCACTGGCCCCTTGCGCGATTCGTCGCTGAAGGCGCGCAAGCTGATGGAGAGCCGGCCGGTGGTGATCGCGTCACCGGCCTATCTGGCCAGACACGGCGTGCCGCAGACGCCTGCCGACCTGGAAAATCACAATTGCATTCGCTTCAACTTCCGCCGCAGCGTCGACGAGTGGGCCTTCCGTGCCCCCGGCCAAACTTCGGCCGAGCTTCTGTCGGTCTTCGGAAATCTGCAGGTCTCGAGCGGCGCGATCGTCCAGCAGCTTTGTCTCGCCGGTGTCGGCATCGGCCGTATCGGCCGCTTCCACGCTGAGCCGGACTTGGCCGCGGGACGGCTGGTTGCGTTGCTGGAGGATTATCGGCCGGACGAGATCGAAACGGTCTACGCCGTCTATGCCGGCCATGAACATCTCGCGGCCCGCATCCGCGCCTTCATCGACTTCCTGGCCGAACGGATCTGA
- a CDS encoding MFS transporter → MPIALFALTIAAYAIGTTEFVIVGLLPTVADDLNITLPLAGLIVSVYALGVTFGAPILTALTGRIERKPLLVGLMALFIIGNAAAALAPSYEPLLIARVISAFAHGVFFSVGSTIAADLVPEDRRASAIAMMFMGLTVAIVTGVPLGTWIGQTFGWRATFWAVTGLGVIALAAIATLLPNTLTKAPPARLIDQVRVLGSGRLLIVFAMTALGYGGTFVAFTFLAPILQEITGFSEGAVSLILVLYGVAIAIGNIAGGKIANRDPVKALVGLFLAQAVVLVLFTFTATSQVLTLVTLASLGFLSFATVPGLQLYVVQLAKQHRPGAVDVASALNIAAFNLGIAIGAWLGGVIVASSLGLGMTPVVGSVLVVGALLLTLLSGALDRKAETVAQPA, encoded by the coding sequence ATGCCCATTGCACTCTTCGCATTGACGATCGCGGCCTATGCGATCGGAACCACCGAGTTCGTCATCGTCGGCCTGCTGCCGACGGTTGCCGACGATCTCAACATCACCCTGCCGCTTGCCGGCCTCATCGTCAGCGTCTACGCGCTCGGCGTCACCTTCGGCGCACCGATCCTGACGGCGCTCACCGGCCGGATCGAGCGCAAGCCGCTGCTGGTCGGACTGATGGCGCTGTTCATCATCGGCAACGCCGCGGCGGCACTGGCGCCGAGCTACGAGCCTCTGCTCATTGCCCGCGTGATTTCCGCCTTCGCCCACGGCGTCTTCTTCTCCGTCGGCTCGACCATTGCCGCCGACCTCGTGCCCGAGGATCGCCGTGCCTCGGCCATTGCCATGATGTTCATGGGCCTGACGGTCGCCATCGTCACCGGCGTGCCGCTCGGCACCTGGATCGGCCAGACCTTCGGCTGGCGCGCCACATTCTGGGCTGTCACCGGGCTTGGAGTCATAGCGCTTGCCGCCATCGCCACGCTGCTGCCAAACACGCTGACCAAGGCGCCGCCGGCAAGGTTGATCGACCAGGTGCGCGTTCTCGGCTCTGGTCGGCTGCTGATCGTCTTCGCCATGACCGCGCTCGGCTATGGCGGTACCTTCGTCGCCTTCACCTTCCTGGCGCCGATCCTGCAGGAAATCACCGGCTTTTCCGAAGGCGCCGTCAGCCTGATCCTGGTGCTCTACGGCGTCGCGATCGCGATCGGCAACATCGCCGGCGGCAAGATCGCCAACCGCGATCCGGTGAAGGCGCTGGTTGGCCTCTTCCTTGCTCAAGCCGTCGTCCTTGTGCTCTTCACCTTCACGGCCACGTCGCAAGTCCTGACGCTGGTGACACTGGCAAGCCTCGGCTTCCTGTCGTTCGCCACCGTGCCCGGCCTGCAGCTCTACGTCGTGCAGCTTGCCAAGCAGCATCGGCCCGGCGCTGTCGACGTCGCCTCGGCGCTCAACATTGCCGCCTTCAACCTCGGTATCGCCATCGGCGCCTGGCTTGGCGGCGTCATCGTTGCCTCGTCGCTTGGCCTCGGCATGACGCCGGTCGTCGGTTCCGTTCTGGTCGTTGGCGCGCTGCTGCTGACGCTTCTGAGCGGCGCACTCGATCGCAAGGCAGAAACAGTCGCCCAGCCGGCTTGA
- a CDS encoding phosphatase, whose translation MALAAAATGEELYSPVLNANPAHPNGWPIQMVISSQTEARHNRALWAPTHLISMRAPASRLLSMIELPPEKHLELYFGDATDPDAPDAARPDAIEAAFNFIDGLPEDAHLLVHCLRGIGRATALSLGILARYMSPEEAAAALHALRPEAKPNRHVVGLCDAALGLKGKLAKQALRFPAKVWKPGKG comes from the coding sequence ATGGCGCTAGCGGCAGCTGCCACCGGGGAAGAACTCTACAGCCCCGTTCTTAATGCCAATCCGGCCCATCCGAACGGATGGCCCATCCAGATGGTCATCAGTTCACAAACGGAGGCGCGGCACAATCGGGCGCTCTGGGCACCGACGCACCTGATCTCGATGCGGGCGCCGGCGAGCCGGCTGCTGTCGATGATCGAGCTGCCGCCCGAAAAGCACCTGGAACTCTATTTCGGCGACGCCACCGACCCCGATGCTCCTGACGCCGCCCGTCCGGACGCGATCGAGGCGGCCTTCAATTTTATCGACGGCTTGCCTGAGGATGCGCATCTGCTGGTGCACTGTCTGCGCGGCATCGGCCGCGCGACGGCACTGAGCCTCGGCATTCTTGCGCGGTACATGTCGCCCGAGGAAGCGGCCGCGGCGTTGCATGCCCTGCGGCCGGAAGCCAAGCCGAACCGGCATGTGGTCGGGCTTTGCGATGCGGCGCTCGGGCTCAAGGGAAAGCTTGCCAAACAGGCCCTCCGCTTCCCCGCAAAGGTCTGGAAACCAGGCAAAGGCTGA
- a CDS encoding haloacid dehalogenase type II, translating to MSHAAYVFDAYGTLFDVHAAVRRHAAEIGPDGQAFSELWRAKQLEYSWVRSLMGAYQDFWQLTEQSLDYAFSRFPSADRKLRKPLLDAYWTLDCYPEVPAVLKGLKERGARLAILSNGSPDMLAAAVHNAALEIVIDDVFSVDTVKTYKAAPAVYDLVTTRYRLYPHAVSFQSSNRWDIAGATKFGFRTVWINRADMPDEYRDQGPALILPSLESLQFGI from the coding sequence ATGTCCCACGCGGCCTATGTGTTCGATGCCTATGGCACGCTTTTCGACGTGCATGCGGCGGTTCGGCGCCATGCCGCCGAGATCGGTCCGGACGGACAGGCGTTCTCCGAACTCTGGCGCGCCAAGCAGCTCGAATATTCCTGGGTGCGCTCCTTGATGGGCGCCTATCAGGACTTCTGGCAACTGACCGAGCAATCGCTCGACTACGCATTTTCCCGCTTCCCTTCCGCCGACCGCAAGCTGAGGAAACCGCTGCTTGATGCCTATTGGACGCTCGATTGCTACCCGGAGGTTCCCGCCGTTCTGAAAGGGCTGAAGGAGCGCGGAGCGCGGCTCGCGATCCTTTCCAACGGTTCACCTGATATGCTGGCTGCAGCGGTGCACAATGCAGCGCTCGAGATCGTCATCGACGACGTCTTCTCCGTCGACACGGTGAAGACCTACAAGGCGGCACCAGCGGTCTATGATCTCGTCACCACGCGCTATCGGCTTTACCCGCATGCGGTTTCCTTCCAGTCGTCAAACCGCTGGGACATTGCAGGGGCGACGAAGTTCGGCTTCCGCACGGTCTGGATCAACCGGGCCGACATGCCTGACGAATATCGTGACCAGGGGCCGGCGTTGATCCTGCCTTCGCTCGAAAGTCTGCAATTCGGTATCTGA
- the tam gene encoding trans-aconitate 2-methyltransferase, translated as MAWSASQYLKFEDERTRPARDLLAQVPDLPSGPAFDLGCGPGNSTELIHQRFADASLSGLDSDENMLLAAAKRLPGLTFEKADLATWVPPKGASLFFANAVFQWLPDHLDVLERLTASLAPGGTLAVQMPDNIDQPTHLLMEETARSADFADAFEGRTIRRNALPAPTVYVERLSRHAPHIEVWHTIYYHRLANTKAIVEWVKGTGLRPYLDALPPERRDAFAAAYTDRIRDAYPAMSDGRVLLRFPRFFVVAVKAD; from the coding sequence ATGGCTTGGTCGGCGTCGCAATACCTGAAATTCGAAGACGAACGCACGCGGCCGGCACGCGATCTGCTGGCGCAGGTTCCGGACCTGCCCTCCGGTCCTGCCTTCGATCTTGGCTGCGGCCCGGGAAATTCGACCGAACTGATCCACCAGCGATTTGCGGACGCCTCCCTTTCCGGCCTCGACAGCGACGAAAACATGCTGCTGGCCGCCGCCAAGCGGTTGCCGGGCCTGACCTTCGAGAAGGCTGACCTGGCGACCTGGGTGCCGCCGAAGGGCGCGTCGCTATTCTTCGCCAATGCCGTCTTCCAGTGGCTGCCCGATCACCTCGACGTGCTGGAACGGCTGACCGCTTCGCTTGCGCCCGGCGGTACGCTGGCGGTGCAGATGCCCGACAATATCGACCAACCGACCCATCTGCTGATGGAAGAAACGGCCCGCAGCGCCGACTTCGCCGATGCCTTCGAGGGCCGGACGATCCGCCGCAATGCGTTGCCGGCACCGACTGTCTATGTCGAGCGTCTGTCGCGCCATGCGCCCCATATCGAGGTCTGGCACACGATCTACTATCACCGGCTGGCGAACACCAAAGCGATCGTCGAATGGGTCAAGGGCACGGGCCTGCGCCCCTATCTCGATGCGCTGCCGCCTGAGCGACGCGACGCCTTTGCTGCAGCCTATACCGACCGGATCCGTGACGCCTATCCGGCGATGAGCGACGGCCGGGTGCTGTTGCGCTTTCCCAGGTTCTTCGTCGTCGCCGTCAAGGCCGACTAA